In Gossypium hirsutum isolate 1008001.06 chromosome D06, Gossypium_hirsutum_v2.1, whole genome shotgun sequence, one genomic interval encodes:
- the LOC107900982 gene encoding uncharacterized protein, with protein sequence MAMAMAMAEALWLLLSSLLFLSVSAITQTKLTDNPADELVAVLNANRTAHKSSSLADNPGLACIALQYIKAYQGDCEAVGESDAKKPPDSEFAQTFAPNCGVDASTLSPITGRFLGCQSKYVQPSEAFSMLIKNEKSLEILYNKNQTEIGAAVTGTDGGAPYFWCVLLSNGKHNSSFVLEDGVAKISRPGCFSGANDDCSGADVSSPFGHKWVYAVTAFIAVGYAFGYDHSL encoded by the exons ATGGCTATGGCTATGGCAATGGCAGAGGCGTTATGGCTTCTCTTGTCTTCTTTACTTTTCCTCTCTGTTTCTGCCATTACTCAAA CCAAACTAACCGATAACCCAGCGGATGAGTTGGTGGCTGTGCTTAATGCCAATAGAACGGCACACAAGTCATCATCCCTCGCAGACAACCCAGGCCTTGCCTGCATTGCTTTGCAATATATAAAAGCATACCAAGGTGATTGTGAAGCTGTAGGAGAGTCTGATGCCAAGAAGCCTCCCGACTCCGAATTTGCACAAACTTTTGCCCCCAACTGCGGAGTCGACGCGTCGACCCTCTCACCAATCACCGGTCGTTTTCTAGGATGCCAATCCAAATATGTCCAGCCTTCCGAAGCATTCTCAATGttgataaaaaatgaaaagagttTGGAAATCCTCTACAACAAGAACCAGACAGAAATCGGGGCTGCTGTGACTGGCACTGATGGTGGAGCTCCCTATTTCTGGTGTGTGCTGTTGAGCAACGGTAAGCACAACAGTAGCTTTGTTCTAGAAGACGGCGTGGCTAAAATCAGCAGACCCGGGTGCTTCAGTGGTGCCAATGATGATTGCAGCGGTGCCGATGTCTCATCCCCATTTGGTCATAAGTGGGTGTATGCTGTTACAGCTTTCATTGCTGTGGGATATGCCTTCGGATATGATCATAGCCTGTAG